The Streptosporangiales bacterium genome includes a window with the following:
- a CDS encoding AsnC family transcriptional regulator, translating into MDEQILALLGEEGRRSNRELARIIGVAEGTIRTRIRRLLAENVMQIVAGVNPEWKGYKIDSSFSLRVEFGRAREIAERLVTYPEIRFVALTTGADDIRFTAMFPSHEHLSEFLTVELPGIPGIRQVRNSTALTVLKHTYDWRPVPKPAGDGERGVGEEIADD; encoded by the coding sequence GTGGACGAGCAGATCCTGGCGCTGCTCGGCGAGGAGGGCCGGCGCAGCAACCGGGAGCTGGCCCGCATCATCGGTGTCGCCGAGGGCACCATTCGCACGCGGATCCGGCGGCTGCTGGCCGAGAACGTCATGCAGATCGTGGCCGGGGTCAACCCGGAGTGGAAAGGCTACAAGATCGATTCGAGCTTCTCGCTGCGGGTCGAGTTCGGCCGCGCCCGGGAGATCGCCGAGCGGCTGGTGACCTACCCGGAGATCCGGTTCGTGGCGCTGACCACCGGCGCGGACGACATCCGGTTCACCGCTATGTTCCCCTCGCACGAGCACCTCAGCGAGTTCCTCACCGTCGAACTGCCCGGCATCCCGGGCATCCGGCAGGTGCGCAACTCGACCGCCCTGACCGTGCTCAAGCACACCTACGACTGGCGACCGGTGCCCAAGCCGGCCGGTGATGGCGAGCGAGGGGTGGGTGAGGAGATTGCCGATGACTGA